The DNA sequence GACATCCACCAAGAAGCCATGCATGCTGATCGCAATTCCGGCTGGGGCCTTTGACGCATTCAGGCGTAGGCTTTGGTGATGGGCCGATTCCCTTAACGCCGTGTTCTCTTCGTAACCGGCATACAGCACGCCATAGGATCCATTCGAGAATCTCGACGTTCTGGGTATGACGAACGGCGTCATGATGAGTCCGGCGAGGGGGCCGTTGTATCTCCTGCTGACGGGAATTGCAGGCAGCGTTTTGAAGGCGTCGCGAGCGAGTGGATTCGTTAGCGCTTCGACGCGAAGGAGCGCCTCTAGCTCGAGTGGGTTGTCGACGAGTTTATCGAAAGCGCTGATGGGGGCGTCTTGTCGACTCACGATACGATGTGCCCGAGGCCACGCGATCTTGACCGCTACCAACCTGCCCGCCATGCATCGACGTAGTGTCGAACGAAGGCCAGATCGCCAACGTTGCCGGCGAGCATACGCTGTAATGGCGTTCTCCCGCCGAAGTCGCGATTCTCTCGATGTATCCATTCGTCGGCAAATGGCGACTCGTCGAGGATGGCGTGAAGTCCGTTGTATATGCCAAGCACGTACGATATCCGCTCCACCTGATCGCGATGGAGGGTTGCGTTCTCAGGGTGCTCTTTCCAACGCTTGATCGAGCGAGGGTGAACTGCTAGCAGGACGGCCTGCCTGTCGTCGTCGAGCCCCCATTGTCCGCAGATACGCTGGAATGCCTTCAGGGCAACGGCTCTTTCTTCTACCGCGAGGGGCGCTGTTGCCATGACTCGAGTCCAATAATAGCCGCATTGAGGACCTGGGTCAACTCGAGGCCCTGCCCGGAGGCCCAAGGTCAGGTGATGGGGGCGTCCCGGTTCTCGGGCGGTACGATGACGTTGCGCTCGAACTTCGCCATGATCGCCCGCCACGCAAGCGAAAGCTCCTCGACGTCGAGCATGCGCGCGACCGCGACGAAGACGAGCCCGCCGATCGCGATCTGACCGAAGAGGAACCACGCCCGCGAAACGAGCGAGGCCTGCGGAGCAGCACCCAAGGACGCGATCCAGTTCAGCACGACGACCATCACGAACGCGCAGGCCGCGATCTTCGCCATCGAGCCGAGCAGTTTGCCCCAGTCGATCTCGGCGACGAAGCGCGCGACGAGAATCAGCAAGACGATCATCTGCAGCGTCTGGCTCACGGAGTTCGCGAGCAGCAGCCCGCGCGCGCCGAGCGTCGGCAGCCAAGTGATCGAGAGTACGATGTTGAGCACGACGGTGAAGACCGCCGTCCCGACCTGCCAGACGATCTGCCTGCACGCGACCAGACACCGCGTCAAGACGACGTTCGCTGCGAGCGCCAGCAGCCCGACCGCCGCGTAGGGCAAGAGGCCCGCCGTCAGGTCGACGGAGCTCGCTCCGAAACGCCCGCGCTCGAAGAGCGTCTGCACGATCGGGTGGGCGAGCACGATGAGCGCGCAGACCGACGGTATCGTGATGAAGTTCACGAGGCGCAAGCCGGTGATCGCGCTGCGAGCAACGCCCTCCTTGTTCTCTTGCGCGTACTGCATCGCGAGCAACGGAAAGATCACGGTTGCGATGGCGACCGCGAAGATCTGCTGCGGAAAGTTCACGAGTTTGGTCGCGTAGCTCATGCCGGCGATGTAGCCCGCCGGAAGCGTCGAGGCGAAGTACCGGTCGAAGAAGAGCGCGAGCTGTCCCGCCGAGGAACCGAGGGTGATCGGCCCGAGCAATCCCCACATGCGCTTCAATCCGGGGTGGCGCAGGTTCAGCGTGAAGCGGTAGCCGCCGAGTGCGAGCAGGGCGGGAATCTGCACGAGCATCTGCGCGACGAGACCGAGCGCCGTACCCGCAACGAGCGCAAAGATGCCGAGCCGGTGATTGAGCAGCACCACGCACGCAATCGTCACGACGTTGAGCGTCATGCCGACGATCGAGGCCGCGCGAAAGCGTTGAAAGGCGTTCAGAACGCCCGAGAAGACGCCGGAGAGCCCGACC is a window from the Candidatus Dormiibacterota bacterium genome containing:
- a CDS encoding RES family NAD+ phosphorylase — its product is MVAVKIAWPRAHRIVSRQDAPISAFDKLVDNPLELEALLRVEALTNPLARDAFKTLPAIPVSRRYNGPLAGLIMTPFVIPRTSRFSNGSYGVLYAGYEENTALRESAHHQSLRLNASKAPAGIAISMHGFLVDV
- a CDS encoding MbcA/ParS/Xre antitoxin family protein — protein: MATAPLAVEERAVALKAFQRICGQWGLDDDRQAVLLAVHPRSIKRWKEHPENATLHRDQVERISYVLGIYNGLHAILDESPFADEWIHRENRDFGGRTPLQRMLAGNVGDLAFVRHYVDAWRAGW
- the murJ gene encoding murein biosynthesis integral membrane protein MurJ; the protein is MASSALFVMGATLGSTILGFAREIVSAKFYGTQWQLDTYLAAAMIPTILFGVFNGALVSAMVPTISEYLVRGEREEAWRLGSTVVNLLAIVLTLCAVLGYVAAPLYVPVIAHGFPKPQMGVAIHMTRWLMPSIIAVGLSGVFSGVLNAFQRFRAASIVGMTLNVVTIACVVLLNHRLGIFALVAGTALGLVAQMLVQIPALLALGGYRFTLNLRHPGLKRMWGLLGPITLGSSAGQLALFFDRYFASTLPAGYIAGMSYATKLVNFPQQIFAVAIATVIFPLLAMQYAQENKEGVARSAITGLRLVNFITIPSVCALIVLAHPIVQTLFERGRFGASSVDLTAGLLPYAAVGLLALAANVVLTRCLVACRQIVWQVGTAVFTVVLNIVLSITWLPTLGARGLLLANSVSQTLQMIVLLILVARFVAEIDWGKLLGSMAKIAACAFVMVVVLNWIASLGAAPQASLVSRAWFLFGQIAIGGLVFVAVARMLDVEELSLAWRAIMAKFERNVIVPPENRDAPIT